The genome window TGAAAACATCTTTTTTCTACACAATACCTTGACCATCTCCTTAGTGGGGAACACATTGAAATCAGCTTGGATCCTGCCGCCGTGCTTTCGTTTTACCACTTCTTGGACCACTTTAGCCTGGAATTGCTCGGCCCGCATTTTGAAAGCCGCTTTTTTGTCTGCATCTTGGGCGAAATGTCGTGCCCAGGCTTCTTGAACGTCGGCAGGTTTCACGTTACGCATAGACGGAATAATCGGTTTGGCCATATACATTagaatttcctgaaaataaacattttgcaaCAACACAACTTCTGTAATTGAGAGCTTTGActaaatatcaatataaaacAGAGAAGTCctcaaaagacaaaaaagaaCCTCTCACTTGTTTCAACGCCGCTCCCTCTTTAAACAACTCTTCGATGACCTCATCTCGCGAATTCTTAAACGATGGGAGAGGGGTCATGCTATCCAGTTGCTTCTTCAAGTGCTGGGACTGCAGCTTAATACGTTCGTTCATCTCGTGATGGAACAATTTGCGTAAATTGTCAATCTCCTGCAAGAGCATTGGCGAATCGCGGACAACTGCTGGCATTGTCGGTCCCAGAGATTGCATGGATGAAGAACCtagaattcatttttaaatcgctGACACTGCCAATCTGGGTGAAAGTTTACCCGACAAGCTTCGCGATATAGTGGAAGCCTCCATCTGCACCTTCCGGGCCAGTAACTTCATCTTTTCCTTCATCTCGCCTTTCTCATTCTCCAGAGAGTCGATATCTGTTTGCAAATGATCCAAAGTCTCCTCGAATTCCTTTTCCTTCTTCTTGTAGTTGTTGTGCGCCTCCTCGAGTTTCCGTTGCAGCTTTTCGATTGTTAACTCGTAGTCTTTGTTAACGTTGCCTAATTTCTTCTCCGCCAACTCTTTACGAATGGTCATTTCTGAGAGCTGCTCCTGTTTCTCCTTAAGCAGCTTCTTCAGTTCTTTGATATCGGATTCCTTGTTTTCCAGCTTGCTGGTCAAGGTTTTGGTTTGCTCTAGTTCTCTTTTCACGCTTTCGGCTCTTAGTTGAATTGGTGGAGTCgtctaataaatataaactacTGTTGCCCTATTGAGAGGGTAGAGGGTTGGTCTTACTTTATCATCTTTGCTAGAAGTGAACTGCAATTCGTTGTCCTGAAGAGATTTCGATAGGTTTGTGATTTGATTTACAAGAAGTGACAGGGAGTGTTTGACACTTTGCACTGGGCCTAAGTCGTCCTGCTCATAAACTCTGTCTGAGGCTGTCATGGCGATGTCTTTGAGCTTATCTTCAGAGAGGCCTTTCtcgttttctaaaaaattgacaataacGAAATCTTCCAATTTGCAAAGTTATTACAATAAATGGTTGTTGATCTTACATCGAGTGAAAAATGCGAAGCTGAGTGCTAGTTATGTAAGTGCGGCAACTCTACTGTATGCCCgttggaaaaaaaatatggacaGTTGATCACAAGttaacaaaatgcaaatttaagaGTTCTTGACATTattgtgaagaaaaattactgaGAAAACTAGCATAGAATTATGCTTGCAATGAAACTTATACAAACAGGTTATAGATGACCTGAAAAAACCGTATATGGAGGAAAAACTGACAGGCATTATTCTAAGGTTAATACATTATTAATGCATTCACAGTTTGATAATggcaaatataattttaaaaattgctttcaaGGAAAATCTCATTAATATACACCAATTTTCTAGTTCTCTAGATTTCTCTAAATTCTAATGATAGACCTTACCCCCACTTGTGGCTAGCACTTGAGTGGCATTCTTGGCTACTTCATGTACAGTCTTCGATACCTTCCCGACATGTTGGAAGCAATGACTGAGATTCTCCAACAAATCTTTTCCTAAACACAAATTAGTAATGTTGGAATCCGTAGGAAGGCGCCTTTTTGCCTGCTTTAACAGTTGCTGCAAATGTTCTGCCGTTGTTATCATATGTTGGGCTAATAGACAAATATCTCCAACGTTAGCACTctgaaaaatctcaaattcaACCATGTCTTGGgacttaaaaaatgcatattttgtaCTTGCGAAAGACACCTGACCACACTGGCATCGCAGCTAAATCCATCCACAGCGCTGGACAACAGTTTGATGTGGTCAGAAACCAGCTGGCTCTGATTGAGCTTTTCTTCCGCTCCTAAAAGAGCAGGGTACAAGGTATTGAAGtaattaaaacacttttcCAAAGGCTCTAAGAAGGCGTTTTCATCTAATTGGTCACGCTTAACCATCTCCACAAATCCATCGACTGCTTTCTCTTGAGCGGCCATTTCCGGGTAAGTTCCGCCCACTTTGAGGAGAGCCTCAGGTTTGCATGTCTGCAGCGTATAATAATACTGGCGTAGCACACTCTAGATAAACTCTAAAATAATTACTCCGAACTCTTGATAAAGGACATTAACAACCTGCAAAGCATAAATGTAATAGCTCATCCTGCATCTAAAAGAGTATTGGTCCACTTGATGACCTTTTACGACTGCAGCCCTGTCGATTTTCTCCGGTACCGGAAACTTATCCTTAATTTGCCCCAAAAGAATTTCTGTCTTGAGGATCATCCTGGGAATAAGTAACAGCACCAATACAGCGTCGTGATCCCCGCCTCTGCTCATAAAGGAATCGGGCATGTAAGCACTCAGATACTTGATGTGTTGCTGCAATTGTTGCACATCCAACCGACGTAGCTCCAAATCGATTGCTTTGGTGTGAGCTTTGGTTTCGataaacattttcttgaaatcgaCGATTTCCGGTAACGATTTCACCGGCTTGCTGCTTTCTTTTTCGAGTTGCTGTTGCAAATTCAGAGACTGTTCCTGCAACTGCTGTACCAAAGTCctaaagtttttaatagtCGCCTCCCGGTCAGCGATTGTTTCCAGAGCGGCGTCCCTTTGCCGGACTGCTTCACAGGTGGCTGCCATTGACATATCCAACTCTTCACGTAAATCTGCCTCTAGTTCTGCATTGCTCTCCACCAATTGGTCGTTCATGTCCTGAAGCGCCTCCAGTTCGGATACCTCTTCTTGCAACTGCTCAACTTTCTCTTCCAAGGTTAGTTTTTGCTCTCCTAGGATGACCACCATTTCTTCGGCTCCAAGTGCGGCGTCTACCTGCTCTTGTAGATCGGATATTTGCAGTTCCATGGCTTCTACTTTGGCACTTAATTTCTCCTTTGTTTTGCCTAGCTCGGTAATTTCGGATTTCTTCTGGTCAATGTCCTTAAGGAGCTTTTGGTATTCGTGTTTGTCATGAGCAGAGAGATCTCTTAACCTGACTAAGGTCTCTCTCAGCCTGGCATTTTGCTGCTGCAGCTGATTAACTTCGAACGTAGAAATTCCTTGCTGATCTCCTCCTGAAGCTCCTAAAGCTCTTTCCTCCATTTcggattttaatatttgcaaatCCAAAGTAACTTCATCTAGTTTTTCTTTACACGCCTCTAGTTCAGCTTGCAAGACTTCGGCCTTCTCTTCTGCC of Euwallacea similis isolate ESF13 chromosome 3, ESF131.1, whole genome shotgun sequence contains these proteins:
- the DCTN1-p150 gene encoding dynactin subunit 1 codes for the protein MADSIKVGQRVIVKKVHGVVAFIGKTNFAPGKWIGVILDEAKGKNDGTVQEVEYFKCDPNHGTFVRENQIQPLDEDGKPIPVAKFSERPPSKIAMSRTSTSRMSLASQSLASSRQSLAGSRQSLAGSISHLASPAVEKPPEGTTSGSANEPQTPKRASFVETGFVETLKPQFTPGAMLAAPTPITSVEDKLNVLQLQQELENRNVQLKDLNEKIETLKIRRQEDKEKLKDYDKLKIQWEQLIEFKSKIMEAQNSLQKELQRAKQEAKEAGEARAAHIEEVADLSEAVEMATLDKEMAEEKAEVLQAELEACKEKLDEVTLDLQILKSEMEERALGASGGDQQGISTFEVNQLQQQNARLRETLVRLRDLSAHDKHEYQKLLKDIDQKKSEITELGKTKEKLSAKVEAMELQISDLQEQVDAALGAEEMVVILGEQKLTLEEKVEQLQEEVSELEALQDMNDQLVESNAELEADLREELDMSMAATCEAVRQRDAALETIADREATIKNFRTLVQQLQEQSLNLQQQLEKESSKPVKSLPEIVDFKKMFIETKAHTKAIDLELRRLDVQQLQQHIKYLSAYMPDSFMSRGGDHDAVLVLLLIPRMILKTEILLGQIKDKFPVPEKIDRAAVVKGHQVDQYSFRCRMSYYIYALQSVLRQYYYTLQTCKPEALLKVGGTYPEMAAQEKAVDGFVEMVKRDQLDENAFLEPLEKCFNYFNTLYPALLGAEEKLNQSQLVSDHIKLLSSAVDGFSCDASVVRCLSQSANVGDICLLAQHMITTAEHLQQLLKQAKRRLPTDSNITNLCLGKDLLENLSHCFQHVGKVSKTVHEVAKNATQVLATSGENEKGLSEDKLKDIAMTASDRVYEQDDLGPVQSVKHSLSLLVNQITNLSKSLQDNELQFTSSKDDKTTPPIQLRAESVKRELEQTKTLTSKLENKESDIKELKKLLKEKQEQLSEMTIRKELAEKKLGNVNKDYELTIEKLQRKLEEAHNNYKKKEKEFEETLDHLQTDIDSLENEKGEMKEKMKLLARKVQMEASTISRSLSGSSSMQSLGPTMPAVVRDSPMLLQEIDNLRKLFHHEMNERIKLQSQHLKKQLDSMTPLPSFKNSRDEVIEELFKEGAALKQEILMYMAKPIIPSMRNVKPADVQEAWARHFAQDADKKAAFKMRAEQFQAKVVQEVVKRKHGGRIQADFNVFPTKEMVKAMKETDPVDVGFIKIPLHLSDEAVPRLVNLELDFVNLQKVLTALH